A window of the Acanthochromis polyacanthus isolate Apoly-LR-REF ecotype Palm Island chromosome 10, KAUST_Apoly_ChrSc, whole genome shotgun sequence genome harbors these coding sequences:
- the pfdn6 gene encoding prefoldin subunit 6 isoform X2, translating to MAEAIQKKLKAEVEKYAQMQKDVSKSMSARQKLETQLAENNIVKEELDLLNSSNIVYKLIGPVLVKQDVDEAKATVAKRLEYINGEIQRYESVLKEMEKKSEQHREVLTSLQQEFQKAQGLAAGKV from the exons ATGGCAGAGGCCATTCAGAAGAAACTAAAAGCGGAGGTGGAAAAATATGCGCAGATGCAGAAAG ATGTTAGCAAGAGCATGTCAGCCAGACAAAAGCTGGAGACGCAGCTGGCAGAAAACAACATCGTTAAAGAG gAGCTCGATCTGCTGAACAGCTCAAACATCGTTTATAAACTGATCGGTCCAGTGTTAGTAAAACAAGACGTGGATGAAGCCAAAGCCACAGTCGCAAAAAGGCTGGAGTATATCAACGGAGAGAT TCAAAGGTACGAGTCGGTCCTGAAAGAAATGGAGAAGAAATCCGAACAGCATCGAGAAGTCTTGACTAGTTTACAGCAGGAGTTTCAGAAAGCTCAGGGCCTGGCTGCTGGCAAAGTCTGA
- the mmgt1 gene encoding ER membrane protein complex subunit 5 yields the protein MASSFWKGVVGVGLFALAHAAFSAAQHRSYMRLTEKEHETLPIDIVLQTLLSFVITCYGIVHIAGEFKDMDASSELKNKTFDTLRNHPSFYLFNHRGRVLFRTPEEEPSSVRQQALPNPLRLRKLENLH from the exons ATGGCATCATCGTTTTGGAAAGGTGTTGTCGGCGTTGGACTTTTTGCCTTAGCTCATGCGGCTTTCTCAGCGGCACAGC ATCGATCATACATGCGACTTACAGAAAAGGAGCACGAGACGCTACCAATTGAC ATTGTATTGCAGACCTTGTTATCGTTTGTGATAACCTGCTACGGTATTGTCCACATCGCTGGAGAGTTCAAAGACATGGATGCTTCCTCAGAGCTGAAAAACAA AACTTTTGATACGCTGAGGAACCACCCATCCTTTTACCTTTTCAACCACCGGGGTCGGGTGTTATTCCGTacaccagaggaggagccctCCTCTGTACGCCAGCAAGCTCTTCCTAACCCCCTCCGGCTACGCAAGCTGGAGAATTTGCACTGA
- the pfdn6 gene encoding prefoldin subunit 6 isoform X1 — MVYIRTASQTFNCLVGLVRAFKTHVSKSMSARQKLETQLAENNIVKEELDLLNSSNIVYKLIGPVLVKQDVDEAKATVAKRLEYINGEIQRYESVLKEMEKKSEQHREVLTSLQQEFQKAQGLAAGKV; from the exons ATGGTCTATATTAGGACAGCTAGCCAGACATTTAACTGCCTGGTTGGATTGGTCAGAGCTTTTAAAACTC ATGTTAGCAAGAGCATGTCAGCCAGACAAAAGCTGGAGACGCAGCTGGCAGAAAACAACATCGTTAAAGAG gAGCTCGATCTGCTGAACAGCTCAAACATCGTTTATAAACTGATCGGTCCAGTGTTAGTAAAACAAGACGTGGATGAAGCCAAAGCCACAGTCGCAAAAAGGCTGGAGTATATCAACGGAGAGAT TCAAAGGTACGAGTCGGTCCTGAAAGAAATGGAGAAGAAATCCGAACAGCATCGAGAAGTCTTGACTAGTTTACAGCAGGAGTTTCAGAAAGCTCAGGGCCTGGCTGCTGGCAAAGTCTGA